Proteins encoded in a region of the Phacochoerus africanus isolate WHEZ1 chromosome 8, ROS_Pafr_v1, whole genome shotgun sequence genome:
- the OXCT2 gene encoding LOW QUALITY PROTEIN: succinyl-CoA:3-ketoacid coenzyme A transferase 2, mitochondrial (The sequence of the model RefSeq protein was modified relative to this genomic sequence to represent the inferred CDS: inserted 6 bases in 4 codons; deleted 2 bases in 2 codons; substituted 2 bases at 2 genomic stop codons), translating to MAAPRLLTSALGRRVPARLLGPALATGRVCGFSNSAPKRGKXDIVDSGRIMGGGFKHCGLPENLIGALLKTRVKDLTVVSSSVGVGDFRLRLLLETKQVIRITCSYLGANTRCEHLCLAGELELELTPQGTLAERIRVGGASVPAFYTPTACGTLVQEGGAPIRYLPICHIAILRQPREVREFRRQHYLLEHAITADCALVKGWKADHAGNITFRASAGNFNTPTCKATGTSVVEVEEIVDVGXVCPEDIRVPNIYADRVIXGEKYKKRIEHLTIWKEEDKICQSSENTRTQINKRAALEFEDGMYATLGIGIPLLASSYISPNITIHLDSENGILGLGLFPLKDEADADLIDAGKQSPFFPRGCFFSSDESFAMIRXGRLDLTLLGAVQVSKYGDPANWVIPGKKVKGMGGAMDLVSSSKTRVVATLEHCTKANEPKILEKCTMLXLEAVRDXIITEKAVFDVHKKTGLTLTEFWDSLTAEEHGEEFPSWLSGNESD from the exons ATGGCGGCCCCGCGGCTCCTGACGTCAGCGCTGGGGCGCCGGGTCCCTGCTAGGCTCTTGGGGCCCGCGCTGGCGACCGGTCGCGTGTGTGGCTTCTCCAACAGCGCCCCCAAGCGCGGCAA AGACATCGTTGACAGCGGGAGGATCAtggggggcg GCTTCAAGCACTGTGGGCTCCCAGAGAACCTGATTGGGGCGCTGCTCAAGACCCGCGTGAAGGACTTGACCGTGGTCAGCAGcagcgtgggggtgggggacttcAGGCTGCGCCTTTTGCTGGAGACCAAGCAGGTCATTCGCATCACCTGCTCGTACCTGGGGGCGAACACCCGCTGCGAGCACCTGTGCCTGGCGGgcgagctggagctggagctcaCACCCCAGGGCACCCTGGCCGAGCGCATCCGCGTTGGGGGCGCCAGCGTGCCTGCCTTCTACACCCCCACGGCCTGTGGAACCCTGGTCCAGGAGGGAGGCGCACCCATCAGATACTTACCCATCTGCCACATCGCCATCCTCAGGCAGCCCAGGGAGGTGAGGGAGTTTCGGAGGCAGCACTACCTTCTGGAGCATGCCATCACCGCGGATTGTGCTTTGGTGAAAGGGTGGAAGGCTGACCACGCTGGAAACATCACCTTCAGGGCCAGCGCCGGGAACTTCAACACGCCCACATGCAAAGCT ACGGGAACCTCAGTGGTGGAGGTTGAAGAAATTGTGGATGTGGG CGTTTGCCCAGAAGACATCCGTGTTCCTAACATTTATGCAGATCGAGTAA CAggggaaaaatacaagaaaagaatTGAGCATTTAACGATCtggaaagaggaagataaaataTGCCAGTCTTCAGAGAACACAAGGACACAGATCAACAAGCGGGCAGCTCTTGAATTTGAGGATGGCATGTATGCCACTTTGGGCATAGGAATCCCTCTCCTGGCCTCTAGCTACATCAGCCCCAATATAACCATTCACCTTGACAGTGAAAATGGAATTCTGGGCTTGGGTCTGTTCCCATTGAAAGATGAGGCGGATGCAGATCTGATCGATGCGGGCAAACAGTCACCCTTCTTCCCCCGGGGCTGTTTTTTCTCCAGTGACGAATCATTTGCCATGATTC GGGGTCGCCTCGACCTAACCCTGCTGGGAGCCGTGCAGGTTTCCAAATATGGGGACCCAGCCAACTGGGTGATACCCGGCAAGAAGGTGAAAGGAATG GGGGGTGCGATGGACCTGGTGTCCAGTAGCAAGACCAGAGTGGTGGCCACCCTGGAGCACTGCACCAAGGCCAACGAACCCAAAATCTTGGAGAAATGCACGATGCTATGACTGGAAGCGGTGAGGGACTGAATCATCACGGAGAAGGCTGTGTTTGATGTGCACAAGAAGACAGGACTGACCCTGACTGAGTTCTGGGACAGCCTGACGGCGGAGGAGCacggggaggagttcccgtcgtggctcagtggaaatgaatctgactag